A DNA window from Planctomycetota bacterium contains the following coding sequences:
- a CDS encoding L,D-transpeptidase family protein produces MPQLKLKKSHRRRPTAAILTTLALAVALVAAVWIVLRESPETSADSLKLMQPTTEVESTPADDASTTESRTIQTVIATPPTPEPSEAAVATPTVRSTTAALDPAFLQQARQLADAGKRVQARTMLNDRLVAGDLNLRDPQKLKQAIAELQQTLILSPEVDPADPLVDVVEVPSGGALARLARPFDVPWQGMARINGIENPNRIRVGQRIKAVRGPFHAVVDKSDFTLDLYLGGPGGPGSTYVTTLPVGLGEDSSTPTGLWRCTTSKVEDPKWTNPRTGEVVAADDPENPLGERWIGLEGIEGDAVGQQSYGIHGTIEPETIGTNASMGCVRLLPDDVALIYDLLKPGESTVRVVE; encoded by the coding sequence ATGCCACAGTTGAAGCTCAAGAAAAGCCACCGCCGCCGCCCCACCGCGGCGATCCTCACCACCCTCGCCTTGGCCGTCGCACTCGTGGCCGCGGTATGGATCGTTCTCCGGGAATCCCCCGAAACCTCGGCCGACTCACTCAAGCTGATGCAGCCGACGACGGAAGTCGAAAGCACACCGGCGGACGACGCATCAACGACGGAAAGCCGAACAATCCAAACCGTCATCGCCACACCACCGACACCCGAGCCCTCGGAGGCTGCCGTTGCGACGCCGACGGTCCGATCGACGACGGCCGCGCTCGACCCGGCGTTTCTGCAACAGGCTCGCCAACTCGCCGATGCCGGCAAACGGGTGCAGGCCCGCACGATGCTCAACGATCGCCTCGTCGCCGGCGATCTCAACCTCCGCGATCCCCAAAAGCTCAAGCAAGCCATCGCCGAGTTGCAACAAACACTCATCCTCTCGCCCGAGGTCGACCCCGCCGACCCCCTGGTCGATGTCGTCGAGGTTCCGTCGGGTGGCGCGCTGGCCCGGCTCGCCCGGCCCTTCGACGTGCCCTGGCAAGGCATGGCCCGCATCAACGGCATCGAGAACCCCAACCGCATCCGTGTTGGCCAGAGGATCAAGGCCGTGCGTGGGCCGTTCCATGCCGTGGTCGACAAGTCCGACTTTACGCTCGACCTTTACCTGGGTGGCCCGGGCGGTCCCGGCTCCACGTACGTCACGACGCTGCCCGTCGGCCTGGGCGAGGACTCGTCGACGCCGACCGGACTTTGGCGCTGCACGACCAGCAAGGTCGAGGACCCCAAGTGGACCAACCCCCGCACGGGCGAAGTCGTCGCGGCCGACGATCCGGAGAACCCGCTGGGCGAACGCTGGATCGGCCTCGAAGGCATCGAAGGCGATGCCGTCGGCCAGCAGTCCTACGGCATCCACGGCACCATCGAGCCCGAGACCATCGGCACAAACGCGTCCATGGGCTGCGTCCGCCTGCTCCCCGACGACGTCGCCCTGATCTACGACCTGCTCAAACCCGGCGAAAGCACCGTCCGAGTCGTCGAGTAG
- a CDS encoding Dabb family protein yields the protein MLTHVVLFRLKAPTQADALIADATRLLRDIDTVRGFHVGTPADTPDRPVVYRDYHVGLSVTFDDVAGHDVYGPHPKHDEFIALHKDNFDDVRVFDFDGGAD from the coding sequence ATGCTCACCCACGTCGTCCTCTTCCGCCTGAAGGCCCCAACCCAAGCCGACGCCCTGATCGCCGACGCGACGCGGCTTCTGCGCGACATCGACACCGTCCGCGGCTTCCACGTCGGCACCCCCGCCGACACGCCCGACCGCCCCGTCGTGTACCGCGACTACCACGTCGGTCTGTCGGTCACGTTCGACGACGTCGCCGGCCATGACGTCTACGGCCCGCACCCCAAGCACGACGAGTTCATCGCGCTGCACAAGGACAACTTCGACGACGTGCGCGTCTTCGACTTCGATGGCGGTGCAGACTGA
- the hisD gene encoding histidinol dehydrogenase, with translation MLPIHDIAEVERYLDALRLDPRSLIVATEQEDAVRKIMADVAERGDNALVESARQFDDSEFTAEQIRVTPGEMAEAHERVSEALRVALRRSIDQVRAYQQHFMPTQPEPMRRDSVTLGLRWTPLASAGCYFPGGKASYPSSLIHLAVPAQVAGVETVVAATPPSKYGKSDLVLAAGHELGLPFMVRAGGAAGIAALAFGTESIPAVDKIVGPGNTFVQIAKRLLSGGVGVDGFLGPSEVLVIADDTANPAFVAADLLAQAEHDPGSCFLLTDSRDLAEAVVAEVGKQFETLSRQSAIKPALEKHSAIFVGDMEQLLPLADRFAGEHVNIQTADPRATLAQLNNAGCVFLGKHSPVAAGDYVAGPSHCLPTNTTARFGGGISVFEFLKRTGTVEYTAAGIAADAPHVDALATAEGLDAHAASVRARVD, from the coding sequence ATGCTGCCCATCCATGACATTGCCGAGGTCGAGCGTTACCTCGACGCCCTTCGGCTCGATCCGCGTTCGCTCATCGTCGCGACCGAGCAGGAGGACGCCGTGCGAAAGATCATGGCCGACGTCGCCGAGCGTGGCGACAATGCGCTGGTCGAATCCGCCCGGCAGTTCGACGATTCCGAGTTCACCGCCGAGCAGATCCGCGTCACGCCGGGTGAGATGGCCGAGGCTCACGAACGCGTATCCGAAGCGCTGCGCGTCGCCCTGCGGCGTTCGATTGATCAAGTCCGTGCCTACCAGCAGCACTTCATGCCGACCCAGCCCGAGCCGATGCGGCGCGACAGTGTGACGCTCGGGCTGCGGTGGACGCCACTCGCGTCGGCCGGTTGTTATTTCCCCGGCGGCAAGGCGAGCTACCCGTCGTCACTGATCCATCTCGCGGTGCCGGCGCAGGTCGCGGGCGTCGAGACCGTCGTCGCCGCGACGCCGCCGAGCAAGTACGGCAAGAGCGATCTGGTCCTCGCGGCCGGCCATGAGCTGGGCCTGCCGTTCATGGTCCGCGCCGGCGGTGCGGCCGGCATCGCCGCCCTCGCCTTCGGCACCGAGTCGATCCCAGCAGTCGACAAGATCGTCGGCCCGGGCAACACGTTCGTGCAGATCGCCAAGCGCCTGCTTTCCGGCGGCGTCGGTGTCGACGGATTCCTCGGGCCCAGCGAAGTGCTGGTCATCGCCGACGACACGGCCAACCCCGCGTTCGTCGCCGCCGATCTGCTCGCCCAGGCCGAGCACGACCCGGGCAGTTGCTTCCTCCTCACCGACAGCCGCGATCTCGCCGAAGCGGTCGTGGCCGAAGTCGGCAAGCAGTTCGAAACACTATCGCGTCAGTCCGCGATCAAGCCGGCGTTGGAGAAACACTCGGCGATCTTCGTCGGCGACATGGAGCAGTTACTCCCGCTGGCCGACCGGTTCGCCGGCGAACACGTCAACATCCAGACCGCCGACCCGCGGGCGACGCTGGCTCAGCTGAACAACGCTGGCTGCGTCTTCCTCGGCAAGCACTCGCCCGTCGCGGCGGGTGACTACGTCGCCGGGCCGAGTCACTGCTTGCCGACCAACACCACCGCCCGCTTCGGCGGCGGCATCAGCGTCTTCGAGTTCCTCAAGCGCACCGGCACCGTCGAGTACACCGCCGCTGGCATCGCCGCCGACGCCCCGCACGTCGACGCCCTCGCCACCGCCGAGGGCCTCGACGCCCACGCCGCGAGTGTCCGGGCACGCGTCGATTGA
- the hisC gene encoding histidinol-phosphate transaminase: MSLARPTIQAMTGYAPGEQPAAGTRIVKLNTNENPYPPSPAVMAAIADIQPHALQRYPDPVANNFRDVAADRHGVARDNVLAGNGSDDILTIAIRTFVEPVDGIIAYPTPTYSLYAVLAKLQDARVVTMPWADGWQLPVDELVAAKPALTFIVNPNSPSGTFIEPDAIADLASRVPGVLLVDEAYADFAGADCMGLVRDHPNVIVSRSLSKGYALAGLRFGYCVADAGLIGEMLKVKDSYNCDAVSIAAATAALTDVDHAARSWAAVGQERDRVTHQLTELGFDLLPSRANFVLATVPTGHDAGDLYRSLKSQAILVRWFDTPGLTDKLRITIGTPAENAALLDALATLLG; the protein is encoded by the coding sequence ATGTCTCTCGCCCGACCGACGATCCAAGCCATGACCGGCTACGCCCCCGGCGAACAGCCGGCGGCCGGCACGCGCATCGTCAAGCTCAACACCAACGAGAACCCCTACCCGCCAAGCCCGGCCGTCATGGCCGCGATCGCCGACATTCAGCCGCATGCACTGCAGCGTTACCCCGATCCCGTCGCCAACAACTTCCGCGATGTCGCCGCCGATCGCCACGGCGTTGCCCGCGACAACGTCCTTGCCGGCAACGGCTCCGACGACATCCTCACCATCGCGATCCGCACCTTCGTCGAACCCGTCGACGGCATCATCGCCTACCCGACGCCGACGTACTCGCTCTACGCGGTGCTTGCGAAGCTGCAGGACGCGCGGGTGGTCACGATGCCATGGGCGGATGGCTGGCAACTGCCGGTCGACGAGCTTGTCGCGGCGAAGCCGGCGTTGACGTTCATTGTCAATCCGAACTCCCCGAGCGGCACGTTCATTGAGCCCGACGCGATCGCCGACCTGGCAAGCCGGGTGCCCGGCGTGTTGCTGGTCGACGAGGCGTACGCCGACTTTGCCGGGGCCGACTGCATGGGGCTCGTTCGCGACCATCCGAACGTGATCGTGAGCCGATCGTTGAGCAAGGGGTACGCGCTGGCCGGGCTGCGGTTTGGTTACTGCGTCGCGGACGCCGGGCTGATCGGGGAGATGTTGAAGGTCAAGGACAGCTACAACTGCGACGCCGTCAGCATCGCGGCTGCGACGGCCGCACTGACGGACGTTGACCATGCCGCCCGGAGCTGGGCCGCCGTTGGTCAGGAGCGAGATCGCGTCACGCATCAACTGACCGAGCTCGGTTTCGACTTGCTACCGAGCCGGGCCAACTTCGTCCTCGCCACCGTCCCCACCGGCCACGACGCCGGTGACCTCTACCGCTCCCTGAAGAGTCAGGCGATCCTCGTCCGCTGGTTCGATACGCCCGGCTTGACCGATAAGCTCCGTATCACCATCGGCACGCCGGCCGAAAACGCCGCGCTGCTCGACGCCCTCGCCACCCTGCTCGGCTAA
- the hisB gene encoding imidazoleglycerol-phosphate dehydratase HisB — translation MARTASIQRTTGETDVRIELDLDGTGQSTLATGVGFFDHMLDLLARHALIDLTVEAKGDLHVDAHHTVEDVGLALGQALLQAIGDKAGIRRYGSAKVPMDEALAEAIIDLSGRPAHVLTVDFVGTTIGDFPVELVREFWKSFANAGKLNLHQHAPYGDNDHHLAEAIWKSTAVALRAAVEHDPRRGSDVPSTKGTLAD, via the coding sequence ATGGCACGCACCGCTTCCATCCAACGCACCACCGGCGAGACCGACGTCCGCATCGAGCTCGATCTCGACGGCACCGGCCAATCCACCCTCGCCACCGGCGTCGGGTTCTTCGACCACATGCTCGACCTGCTGGCCCGCCACGCGCTGATCGACCTGACCGTCGAAGCCAAGGGCGACCTCCACGTCGATGCGCATCACACCGTCGAAGACGTTGGCCTCGCGCTGGGCCAAGCCCTGCTCCAGGCCATCGGCGACAAGGCCGGCATCCGCCGCTACGGCTCGGCGAAAGTGCCCATGGACGAAGCCCTCGCCGAAGCGATCATCGACCTCTCCGGCCGACCCGCCCACGTCCTCACCGTCGACTTCGTCGGCACCACCATCGGCGACTTCCCCGTTGAGCTCGTCCGCGAGTTCTGGAAGTCCTTCGCCAACGCGGGCAAGCTCAACCTCCACCAGCACGCCCCCTACGGCGACAACGACCACCACCTCGCCGAGGCCATCTGGAAGTCCACCGCCGTCGCCCTGCGCGCCGCCGTCGAACACGACCCCCGCCGCGGCTCCGACGTCCCGAGCACCAAAGGCACGCTGGCGGACTGA
- a CDS encoding DUF2061 domain-containing protein: MAAAPTVEHESKAEQASTETRARSIAKTVSWRALASITTGVIALVALTLFDTGDTAGKASAVGSIAVVEVPSKLLLYYLHERVWSRVGWGRVS, translated from the coding sequence ATGGCAGCAGCCCCGACCGTCGAACATGAGAGCAAGGCCGAGCAGGCCTCGACCGAGACCCGGGCGCGGTCAATTGCCAAAACGGTTAGTTGGCGTGCGCTGGCTTCGATTACGACCGGCGTCATCGCATTGGTCGCACTCACCCTATTCGACACCGGCGACACCGCGGGCAAGGCCAGTGCCGTCGGCAGCATCGCCGTGGTCGAAGTACCCAGCAAGCTACTGCTCTACTACCTTCACGAGCGGGTCTGGAGTCGGGTCGGCTGGGGCCGGGTTTCGTAG